A stretch of the Gossypium hirsutum isolate 1008001.06 chromosome D07, Gossypium_hirsutum_v2.1, whole genome shotgun sequence genome encodes the following:
- the LOC107953361 gene encoding putative phospholipid-transporting ATPase 9, protein MTGGRRRKQHFSRIHAFSCGKASFRGDHSLIGGPGFSRVVYCNDPECFEASLRNYAGNYVRSTKYTLATFFPKSLFEQFRRVANFYFLICAILSFTPLSPYSAVSNVLPLVVVIGATMGKEAVEDWRRKKQDTEVNNRKVKMHQSDGIFEPTKWMDLKVGDIVKVEKDEFFPADLILLSSSYEEAICYVETMNLDGETNLKLKGASDVTSSLHDDASFQDFKATIRCEDPNANLYSFVGSLELGDEQYPLSPQQLLLRDSKLRNTDYIFGVVIFTGRDTKVIQNSTEPPSKRSKIEKRMDNIVYFLFAVLVGLSIIGSIFFGIETREDLENGKMRRWYLRPDDTTIYYNPKRAAVAAILQFLTALMLYSYLIPISLYVSIEIVKVLQSIFINQDLHMYHEETDKPAHARTSNLNEELGQVDTILSDKTGTLTCNSMEFIKCSIAGTSYGHGITEVERALVWRKGSPLAREVPEINGQVEEFKKEKPLVKGFNFVDERIMNSNWLNEPHADVIQKFLRLLAICHTAIPEVDEETGRISYEAESPDEAAFVVAARELGFEFYERTQTSISLYEFDLSGKKVKRSYKLLNILEFSSSRKRMSVILQNEEGKLLLLCKGADSVMFERLAKNGIEFAEQTKEHIEEYADAGLRTLVLAYREINEEEYVEFNEKFMEAKNIVSADREEMIEEVAESIERDLILLGATAVEDKLQNGVPECIDKLAQAGIKIWVLTGDKMETAINIGFACSLLRQGMKQIIINSDTPENKALEKSGDKTAAAAAYKASVLQQIAEGRQLLTSSNENSEALALIVDGKSLTYALEDDVKDAFLELTIGCASVICCRSSPKQKALVTRLVKTKTGSTTLAIGDGANDVGMLQEADIGVGISGVEGMQAVMSSDIAIAQFRFLERLLLVHGHWCYRRISSMICYFFYKNIVFGFTLFFYEIYASFTGQAVYNDWFLSFYNVFFTSLPVITLGVFDQDVSSRLCLKFPLLYQEGIQNVLFSWLRIVAWAFNGVLSATVIFFFCIRATQHQAFRKGGEVVGLEILGTTMYTCVVWVVNCQMTLSISYFTYIQHLFIWGSIILWYIFLMAYGAMATSISTTAYKVFIESCAPAGMYWLLTLLVLISSLLPYFIYSAIQVRFFPSYHQMIQWIRSDGQSDDPEYCHMVRQRSLRPTTVGYTARLEAKSRSSRKGGEDHQ, encoded by the exons ATGACGGGCGGAAGGCGAAGAAAGCAGCATTTTAGCCGAATACATGCTTTCTCATGTGGGAAAGCTTCATTCAGAGGGGATCATTCATTGATTGGAGGACCTGGTTTCTCAAGGGTTGTATATTGTAATGACCCTGAATGTTTTGAGGCCAGTCTTCGTAACTATGCTGGTAATTATGTTCGAAGTACAAAGTATACGCTCGCGACGTTCTTTCCCAAATCGTTGTTCGAGCAATTCAGGAGGGTGgctaatttttattttctcatatGTGCTATACTGTCTTTTACACCGTTGTCTCCTTACTCAGCTGTTAGTAATGTTCTTCCATTAGTTGTTGTCATTGGAGCTACTATGGGAAAGGAGGCTGTCGAAGATTGGAGACGAAAAAAACAG GACACTGAGGTTAATAACCGGAAAGTTAAGATGCATCAAAGTGATGGTATTTTCGAACCTACTAAATGGATGGATTTGAAAGTCGGAGATATAGTCAAAGTTGAAAAGGATGAATTCTTTCCTGCGGATCTCATTTTACTCTCTTCGAGTTACGAGGAAGCTATTTGCTATGTTGAAACGATGAACCTTGATGGCGAAACCAATTTGAAACTAAAAGGAGCATCCGATGTAACTTCAAGTTTGCACGACGATGCAAGCTTTCAAGATTTCAAGGCTACCATTAGATGTGAAGATCCGAATGCAAACTTGTACTCTTTTGTTGGTAGTCTCGAACTTGGAGATGAACAATATCCTTTATCTCCTCAGCAGCTTTTACTTAGGGACTCCAAATTACGGAACACGGATTATATTTTTGGTGTAGTTATCTTCACAGGCCGTGACacaaaagttattcaaaattcaacgGAACCTCCTTCGAAAAGAAGCAAGATTGAGAAGAGGATGGATAATATCGTGTACTTTCTGTTTGCTGTCCTAGTTGGGCTTTCTATTATCGGGTCGATTTTCTTTGGCATAGAAACTAGAGAGGATTTGGAAAATGGAAAAATGAGGAGATGGTACCTTAGGCCGGATGACACTACAATTTATTATAACCCAAAAAGGGCAGCCGTTGCAgcaattttacaatttttgacaGCTCTCATGCTTTATTCATATTTGATTCCGATTTCCTTGTATGTATCCATCGAAATTGTCAAAGTTCTCCAGAGTATTTTCATCAACCAAGATCTGCATATGTACCACGAAGAAACTGACAAGCCAGCACATGCTCGGACCTCAAATCTAAATGAAGAACTTGGCCAGGTTGACACTATACTTTCTGACAAAACCGGAACTTTGACTTGCAACTCCATGGAATTTATCAAATGTTCTATAGCTGGAACATCGTACGGTCATGGAATTACTGAAGTTGAAAGAGCTCTCGTATGGAGAAAGGGTTCACCTTTGGCTCGAGAGGTGCCAGAGATCAATGGCCAAGTAGAGGAGTTTAAGAAAGAAAAGCCATTGGTCAAAGGGTTTAATTTTGTGGACGAAAGAATCATGAACAGTAATTGGCTAAACGAACCTCATGCTGATGTGATTCAGAAGTTTTTACGACTATTGGCTATCTGTCATACTGCAATACCCGAAGTGGATGAAGAAACCGGAAGAATTTCGTATGAAGCCGAATCACCAGATGAGGCAGCATTTGTGGTTGCAGCTAGGGAATTGGGATTCGAGTTTTATGAAAGGACACAAACAAGCATTTcattatatgagttcgatctcTCCGGGAAAAAAGTCAAAAG ATCTTATAAACTATTGAATAtcttggagtttagtagctcgaGAAAGCGGATGTCTGTGATTTTGCAGAATGAGGAAGGCAAGCTGCTGCTACTCTGTAAAGGTGCCGACAG TGTCATGTTTGAAAGACTCGCAAAGAATGGAATAGAATTCGCAGAGCAAACCAAGGAGCACATTGAAGAATATGCCGATGCTGGTTTGAGGACTTTGGTACTTGCATACCGTGAAATAAATGAGGAAGAATATGTTGAGTTCAATGAGAAATTCATGGAAGCCAAGAACATAGTGAGTGCAGATAGGGAGGAAATGATTGAGGAAGTGGCGGAGAGTATTGAGAGGGATTTGATTCTTCTTGGTGCTACAGCTGTTGAAGACAAACTTCAAAATGGG GTTCCGGAATGCATTGACAAACTTGCACAAGCTGGGATCAAGATATGGGTTTTGACAGGAGATAAAATGGAAACAGCCATTAATATCGG CTTTGCCTGTAGTTTGCTGAGACAAGGAATGaagcaaataataataaattcagatACACCGGAGAACAAGGCATTGGAGAAATCCGGGGATAAAACAGCTGCTGCAGCG GCATATAAAGCAAGCGTTCTCCAGCAGATAGCCGAAGGGAGGCAGTTGCTTACATCGTCAAATGAAAATTCTGAGGCATTGGCTTTGATTGTTGATGGAAAATCATTAACTTATGCTCTGGAAGATGATGTCAAAGATGCCTTCTTAGAACTTACCATTGGGTGTGCATCTGTAATTTGTTGTCGTTCATCTCCTAAACAAAAGGCTCTA GTTACAAGACTGGTTAAAACTAAAACCGGAAGTACAACTCTAGCAATCGGTGATGGAGCAAATGATGTCGGTATGCTTCAAGAAGCCGATATCGGAGTTGGTATCAGCGGTGTAGAAGGAATGCAG gcTGTCATGTCAAGTGACATTGCAATCGCCCAGTTCCGGTTTTTGGAGCGCTTGCTTCTGGTGCATGGACATTGGTGTTATAGACGGATTTCATCAATG ATTTGCTATTTCTTTTACAAGAATATTGTTTTCGGTTTCACTCTCTTCTTCTATGAGATATATGCATCATTCACGGGACAAGCTGTATACAACGATTGGTTTCTTTCCTTCTATAATGTTTTCTTCACGTCACTGCCTGTGATCACTCTTGGAGTTTTCGACCAGGATGTCTCATCCCGTTTATGTCTTAAG TTTCCTTtattatatcaagaaggcatacAAAATGTCCTATTTAGCTGGCTTCGGATTGTTGCGTGGGCATTTAACGGAGTCCTAAGTGCTACAGTCATCTTCTTCTTCTGCATCCGAGCAACGCAACATCAAGCCTTCCGCAAAGGTGGGGAAGTTGTCGGTTTAGAGATCCTTGGCACCACCATGTATACATGTGTGGTATGGGTCGTAAACTGCCAAATGACATTGTCCATATCTTATTTTACATACATACAACATCTCTTCATATGGGGCAGCATAATATTATGGTATATCTTCCTCATGGCATATGGGGCCATGGCCACGAGCATATCGACTACTGCCTACAAGGTGTTCATTGAATCCTGTGCGCCTGCTGGAATGTATTGGCTTCTTACTCTCCTTGTGTTGATATCTTCACTTCTCCCGTATTTCATTTACTCGGCTATCCAAGTCCGGTTTTTCCCCTCGTATCATCAGATGATACAATGGATTCGATCCGATGGTCAATCTGATGACCCTGAGTACTGTCATATGGTGCGACAGAGATCGTTACGGCCCACAACAGTAGGGTATACTGCACGGTTAGAAGCAAAATCAAGAAGCTCAAGAAAGGGAGGCGAGGATCATCAATGA
- the LOC107956539 gene encoding ethylene-responsive transcription factor ERF095 produces the protein MDSSRSTMVPQQDQSPNKNQTSIEPHEAQTMAENSEKRSIKKVINNGRRRYLGVRQRPSGRWVAEIKNSSQKLRLWLGTFDQPEEAALAYDNAAMVLRGKNAKTNFQYEGNLNLIGKVNINPRVYQLLQLTIMKNHARSALRSINGKRMDPVDIDGFDTIVEETIFCDDHHHHHDHDEGGNNNNNNKLCKVSLGNSKVYSSVVVAPSFCSSSIDQQGQKENNM, from the coding sequence ATGGATAGCTCAAGATCAACTATGGTGCCTCAACAAGATCAAAGCCCTAACAAAAACCAGACCTCCATCGAACCACATGAAGCACAAACCATGGCTGAAAACAGTGAAAAAAGAAGCATCAAGAAGGTGATCAACAATGGAAGAAGAAGATACCTAGGGGTCCGACAAAGACCATCGGGAAGATGGGTGGCTGAGATCAAAAACTCATCTCAAAAGCTAAGATTATGGCTAGGGACTTTCGACCAACCGGAAGAAGCAGCTTTGGCTTATGATAACGCCGCCATGGTTTTACGGGGAAAGAATGCCAAGACCAATTTTCAGTATGAAGGAAACTTGAATCTAATAGGAAAGGTTAATATTAATCCAAGGGTTTATCAGCTTCTTCAGCTAACAATCATGAAGAACCATGCAAGATCAGCTTTGAGATCCATTAATGGGAAAAGAATGGATCCTGTTGATATTGATGGTTTCGATACCATTGTTGAAGAAACTATATTTTGTGAtgatcatcatcaccatcatgaTCATGATGAAggtggtaataataataataataacaagctTTGTAAGGTTTCACTTGGGAATTCTAAGGTTTATTCTTCTGTTGTTGTTGCTCCTTCCTTTTGTTCTTCTTCTATAGATCAACAAGGACAAAAGGAAAATAACATGTAA